From a region of the Salinispira pacifica genome:
- the tmk gene encoding dTMP kinase, producing the protein MFGNSSLLKGLIVFEGLDGAGTTTQLRSLEARLEALKRPYYITFEPTDGAVGQVIRTVLGGKEAFQRETLARLFSADRYEHLHGNDGMIAHLDRGDLVITDRYLFSSLAYQGLDLGMEKVWEFNRDFPLPEILLFFDIPPEDGERRYSRRDSLEIYEKLSTQHAVRDNYMEILDHLKQSDCEVIIIDSTKSIDKISDQVWSIVSRHPIVTM; encoded by the coding sequence TTGTTTGGTAACAGCAGCCTGTTGAAAGGCCTGATAGTTTTTGAAGGACTCGACGGTGCGGGCACCACCACTCAGCTTCGAAGTCTTGAAGCACGGCTTGAAGCCCTGAAACGTCCATATTACATCACATTTGAACCCACCGACGGAGCTGTCGGACAGGTGATCCGAACTGTCCTTGGAGGGAAGGAAGCTTTTCAGCGGGAAACTCTTGCCCGCCTTTTTTCCGCAGACCGGTATGAACACCTTCATGGAAACGACGGAATGATTGCACATCTGGATCGGGGTGATCTGGTAATAACAGACCGCTATCTGTTCTCATCTCTGGCCTACCAGGGCCTGGACCTGGGCATGGAAAAAGTCTGGGAATTCAACCGGGACTTTCCTCTGCCGGAGATTCTGTTATTCTTTGATATCCCCCCGGAAGACGGGGAGCGCCGCTATTCCCGAAGAGACAGTCTTGAAATTTATGAAAAACTCAGTACCCAGCATGCGGTCCGGGATAATTACATGGAAATTCTTGACCACTTGAAGCAAAGCGACTGTGAAGTGATTATTATCGATTCCACCAAGAGCATAGATAAAATTTCAGATCAGGTATGGAGTATTGTATCCCGCCATCCGATAGTTACTATGTGA